The genomic region TTAAAATCTATCCTGACTCTAATTACATTCACTTGGCTAAAATTGGTGATATCAAAGTAATCTGGAGTAGAGAATTACCCGCAGTTCCTTCTAGTGTTACCCTAATCAAAGATAGTGCTGATAGATATTTTGTCAGCTTTGTGGTTGAGTTTAACCCCAAACAATTACCTGAAAACCAAAATTCCGTAGGAATTGATTTAGGAATCACAGATTTTGCTACATTAAGCAACGGTGAGAAAATTAAATCTCCCCAACCTTTAAAGAAACAATTAAACCGTTTAAGGAAATTACAGCGTAATTTGTCAAGGAAACAAAAGGGTAGTAAAAGAAGGGCAGTTGCTAGAAAGAAATTAGCCAAACTTCACGCTAAAATTTCTGATACCCGAAATGATTTTTTACACAAACTGTCAACTAAGATTATTCGTGAAAATCAAACAATAGTCTTAGAAGATTTGAATGTGTCAGGGAGTGCGATTCGTTTCCGTCCAAATGGATAGCCAAAAGCTTGAAGTGTAAACGGAGCAAGGTTATCAGCTTTTCGTATTAGCTGAGAATCAGAACCTTGACAACTTAGCAGCCATGTAGGTGAGAGTCTAGTCGAGCGAAAGCCGAGACAACTAGAGGCAAAAGCCAGAATCTCAAGTCCCACCACCCAGGTGCAGGGTTGAAAGCGCTACCCACGCCCAACGAACTAGCAATTCGTTGAGTAATTCGTGCAAGGGGTAGTCAAAGTGGAGGTAATCAAGGAACCTACCTTGAAATCCCTCCCAGCAAGAATCCATGAGCAGCGCACAGCGAAGATGCTATTAACCATCGTGAACATTAACCAGTGTAATTAGGTTGTTACCCAAAAGGGTTAACACTGGGAGAGACAAAAAGTCCAAGGCTAGGGAGTTGGCGTTTTTCCTACCGACCAACAAGCACTTCCCATAAACCCGGTGGAAAGCATCGCTCTAAAGGTTCAAACAAATGATTGCTAGGAACGAATTAACCCATCTATGTCTCTCAGGAAGGTCGATGCCTGAGTAGGGAGCCAACCACATGACATAGGTAGGAGGGATTGAATCAGAAGCTAATGCCCTCTTGTAACGAGGGGGATATGCAGACAGATTCACAATGATTTGGAAGATAGAGTTGTAAGTCAGAGTACAAATGTCTAAAACAGAGTCAATTAAGACAACTGTGGAATGGAAGACAACCAACTGGCGCAAGCTGGAACGGGTAGTCTTTAAGCTCCAAAAGCGAATCTATCAAGCTTCTCAACGTGGAGACGTTAAGGCAGTCCGCAAGCTTCAGAAAACGTTAGTAGCAATACACGCCAGCATTTGTAAAAAACCAAAGTATGTACTAGATGCTGACATTTCCAAATGCTTCGACCGCATTAACCATGATGCACTACTGCACAAACTAAATACATTCCCCACCATGAGACGACTTATTAAGTCCTGGTTAAAAGCGGTGGTGGTGGATTGGAGCGGATACGCTAACCGCAAACAAAAGAAAGAAACCAATCCTACACTTGAGGGAACGCCACAAGGGGGAGTAATTTCCCCACTACTGGCTAACATAGCCCTTCACGGCCTAGAAAATCGCCTACTACAGTATGTGGAAACCCTAGACCTTCGTAGTCCAGGTGGATACAAACTGTCGAAACAATGGAGACGTAGCACCCTTGGGGTAATACGTTACGCAGATGACTTCGTAGTTTTACACGAAGATAAAGCCGTTGTCCAAAAGTGTATGCAAATCACAGCAGAATGGCTAAGGAGTATGGGTTTAGAATTGAAACCCGAAAAGACCCGTCTTTCACACACCCTGATTGAAGAAGGAGGCAAAGTAGGGTTCGACTTCCTTGGATTTACCATTAGACAATTCAAAGTAGGAAAGTATGTGGTTAAGCAAGGGTTTCAAACTATCATCACCCCATCCAAAGAGTCGCTCAAGGCACATACTCAAAAGATAGGAACCATCATTGAAGAACACAAGAGTCTTCCAAAAGAAGCTCTCATCTCCAAACTCAACCCAGTAATTAGGGGATGGTGCAACTATCACAAAAGCCAATGTAGCAAACTAACGTTTTCAAAGGCAGATAACATCACCTATCAGCAAATGAAACTGGATGCAAGTTCAATCTTTAACTACACTGTTGATTTGCAAAGGTATAGAGAACTTATTGAAGGCAAGCAATCTTCAATCTTGCAATTAGGATGTCTTTTTATCTCAATTAAAACGATACATGATTTAGCTCTGGAAGCAGCTATCTATAGTAGAACTAAGCAAACATTAGACTCGTTTACATTGGATTCGCTTGTTAAATCTATAAATGTGTA from Planktothrix sp. FACHB-1365 harbors:
- a CDS encoding reverse transcriptase domain-containing protein, producing the protein MSKTESIKTTVEWKTTNWRKLERVVFKLQKRIYQASQRGDVKAVRKLQKTLVAIHASICKKPKYVLDADISKCFDRINHDALLHKLNTFPTMRRLIKSWLKAVVVDWSGYANRKQKKETNPTLEGTPQGGVISPLLANIALHGLENRLLQYVETLDLRSPGGYKLSKQWRRSTLGVIRYADDFVVLHEDKAVVQKCMQITAEWLRSMGLELKPEKTRLSHTLIEEGGKVGFDFLGFTIRQFKVGKYVVKQGFQTIITPSKESLKAHTQKIGTIIEEHKSLPKEALISKLNPVIRGWCNYHKSQCSKLTFSKADNITYQQMKLDASSIFNYTVDLQRYRELIEGKQSSILQLGCLFISIKTIHDLALEAAIYSRTKQTLDSFTLDSLVKSINVYQSSLSSFFVFDLMMKGVGCSCQEFIDLVRDGKNTGMANTLEFLPPKYSIKLTITAGAED
- a CDS encoding transposase — its product is MKLRYQYRIYPTDQQKRLMSQLFGCCRVVFNDALAYCQEQYRAGNKKPSSSELSKRLTELKKTEEKEWLTEVSSVPLQQSLRDLEQSYCNFFKSCKGQRKGKKVKPPRFKKRKCKQSARFTDNGFKIYPDSNYIHLAKIGDIKVIWSRELPAVPSSVTLIKDSADRYFVSFVVEFNPKQLPENQNSVGIDLGITDFATLSNGEKIKSPQPLKKQLNRLRKLQRNLSRKQKGSKRRAVARKKLAKLHAKISDTRNDFLHKLSTKIIRENQTIVLEDLNVSGSAIRFRPNG